A window of Cryptomeria japonica chromosome 3, Sugi_1.0, whole genome shotgun sequence contains these coding sequences:
- the LOC131061557 gene encoding putative ABC transporter C family member 15 codes for MESVQAILLLRMEEDSYWEVLQDIVFGSYFRHVVAIVFHLIFIVSLILSLCWRRYILFSVSKPDFSKNLQFGVTHKVALAGCVSLSVLYTILGTWSPLSWWLGEKPKDFAAEEEYIVQAISWAIISAYAYHSVSKESKEKIPLLLRMWWSLSLILYVFFFFLNIKEFKVRKGTVLSVMVEVLGLVFSIFLFYVSCCDRNLEGSFDQTIQEIQEPLLNDIPAKHVDCRPKVTPYATANFFSRLTFSWINPLLAVGHKKALGIDDVPQVADVTRAAGIYHNFSNQLEAEGHRQSIARVTYLFVKKDLLFTAFLKALNSISLYVGPYFIDSFVQCLAGQKLFASEGIVLVCAFLLAQLVASLTDRYSLFVTNHMSIRIRAALTATIYRKGLMLSSQSRHKHMSGEIINYMSVDAQRIGVFCWYVHDIWMVPFEVVLSMIILYQSLGLASLAALAATVVVMIANFPLGKIQKKNNKKIMEAKDERMKATSETLRNMKILKLQAWETKFLQRLQSLRKEECNWLKKFVYTAAVTSFTFYAAPTVVSVVTFGTCVLMEVPLTAGRILSALATFRMLAGPIYALPDLINVIAQTKVSLERVTSFLQQEEVQQDAVEKVSKETTDMAIEIKEGVFSWDPSSSSPTIRGLNVKIERGMRVAVCGTVGSGKSSLLSCMLGEIPKISGTLRISGTKAYVPQSPWIQSGKVEDNILFGREKDKTMYEIVLQACALEKDLELLPNGDQTQIGERGINLSGGQKQRMQIARALYQDADIYLFDDPFSAVDAHTGTHIFQQCLLGILGSKTVVYVTHQMEFLFAADLILVMRDGEITQSGKYDDILKSSSDFEDLVGAHQKAMKSIDAMEKSETLSSNAFVEEFSSDNTASEKNVNHKQLQKQGIAQNTQELEEENESENHKSKEKEEQRLQLVQEEERESGRVSGWVYWSYITAAYSGALVPIILLAQISFHIFQISSNYWMAWATPTTKDQTSLVSYYRLIVVYISLAIASALCILVRSSVTSLAGLKSANRLFNNMHRCMFHAPMSFFDATPTGRILNRASTDQTLVDQLIPFQLGALTFSVLQLLGIIVVISQVVWQSFIMFLPVLAICIWYQQYYIVTSRELSRLIGICKAPIIQHFAESISGVSTIRSFDQESRFMNTNLEMIDGYSRPSFHFSGAAEWLGFRLDLLSNLMFGFSMVLLFWLPEGLINPSIAGLAITYGFNLNSTQSWVIWNFCEMENKMISVERIFQYSSMPSEAPLVIEKSRPSSDWPSRGTISIIDLQVNYAPQLPLVLKGLTCTFPGGKKVGIVGRTGSGKSTLIQSLFRIVEPAQGRIVIDGIDISTIGLHDLRSKLSVIPQEPTMFEGTIRTNLDPLGDYSDAQIWEALEKCQLGEVVREKPGKLDSLVNENGENWSVGQRQLVCLGRVLLKRSRILVLDEATASVDTATDWIIQQTINNQFSGCTVITIAHRIPSVCDSDLVLVLSDGKIAEYDTPTKLLEDKSSQFARLVSEYSLRSPNL; via the exons ATGGAATCCGTTCAGGCAATTCTGTTGTTGAGAATGGAAGAAGATAGCTATTGGGAAGTGCTTCAAGATATTGTTTTTGGGTCTTACTTTCGGCATGTGGTCGCAATTGTGTTTCACCTGATCTTTATCGTCTCTCTCATCCTTAGCCTTTGCTGGAGAAGGTACATTTTATTCTCTGTTTCAAAACCTGATTTTTCTAAGAACCTGCAATTTGGGGTTACACACAAAGTGGCCCTGGCTGGTTGTGTTTCTCTATCAGTTTTGTACACCATACTAGGCACATGGAGCCCTCTGTCTTGGTGGCTTGGGGAAAAGCCTAAAGATTTTGCAGCCGAGGAAGAGTATATTGTACAGGCCATATCTTGGGCTATAATCTCAGCTTATGCATATCACTCCGTCTCTAAAGAAAGTAAAGAGAAGATCCCACTTTTACTAAGGATGTGGTGGAGCTTGTCATTGATTTTATAtgtgttcttcttcttcctcaatattAAAGAGTTCAAGGTAAGAAAAGGAACTGTTCTCAGTGTAATGGTGGAAGTTCTGGGTCttgtattttcaatatttttgttttaTGTCAGTTGTTGTGACAGAAATCTTGAAGGTTCCTTTGATCAAACCATTCAAGAGATTCAAGAGCCTCTCTTGAATGATATTCCAGCAAAACATGTAGACTGCAGGCCAAAAGTTACTCCTTATGCAACAGCAAACTTTTTCAGCCGGCTGACATTTTCTTGGATTAATCCTTTGCTTGCTGTTGGCCATAAGAAGGCTTTGGGCATTGATGATGTTCCCCAAGTTGCAGATGTCACAAGGGCTGCCGGAATATATCATAACTTCAGCAATCAGCTAGAGGCCGAAGGTCACAGGCAATCCATAGCAAGAGTAACATATCTTTTTGTTAAAAAGGATTTGCTTTTTACAGCATTTCTGAAGGCACTGAATAGCATTTCATTATATGTGGGTCCATATTTTATAGATAGCTTTGTTCAATGTCTTGCTGGACAGAAACTATTTGCGAGTGAGGGCATTGTTCTAGTTTGTGCATTTCTTCTTGCACAGCTTGTGGCATCTTTGACAGACCGTTATTCTCTTTTTGTAACAAACCACATGAGCATACGCATTAGGGCAGCCCTTACAGCCACTATATACAGGAAGGGTCTGATGCTTTCCAGTCAATCAAGACATAAGCATATGAGTGGTGAAATAATTAATTACATGAGTGTTGATGCTCAGCGTATTGGGGTTTTCTGTTGGTATGTGCATGACATTTGGATGGTACCTTTTGAAGTTGTTTTGTCCATGATTATTCTATATCAGAGTTTGGGATTGGCATCACTTGCAGCATTGGCTGCCACAGTGGTAGTTATGATAGCAAATTTCCCTCTaggaaaaatccaaaagaaaaATAACAAGAAGATCATGGAAGCAAAAGATGAAAGAATGAAGGCTACATCAGAGACGTTAAGAAATATGAAAATCTTAAAATTGCAGGCGTGGGAGACCAAATTTCTACAGAGGCTACAAAGTTTAAGGAAGGAAGAATGCAATTGGCTGAAAAAATTTGTCTACACAGCAGCTGTGACAAGTTTTACATTTTATGCAGCACCAACAGTTGTATCTGTGGTCACTTTTGGTACTTGTGTGTTGATGGAAGTGCCTTTAACAGCAGGTCGAATTCTATCTGCACTTGCAACTTTCAGGATGCTGGCGGGTCCAATATACGCTCTTCCTGACTTAATCAATGTGATTGCTCAAACAAAAGTGTCATTAGAGCGCGTTACTTCTTTTCTGCAGCAGGAAGAGGTGCAACAAGATGCTGTAGAAAAGGTGTCGAAAGAAACAACTGACATGGCAATCGAGATCAAGGAAGGGGTATTCTCttgggatccttcttcttcttctccaaccATAAGAGGCTTAAATGTCAAGATAGAAAGAGGCATGAGAGTCGCTGTTTGTGGAACTGTTGGGTCTGGAAAATCAAGTCTCCTATCATGCATGCTGGGGGAAATACCTAAAATTTCTGGTACTCTCAGGATAAGTGGTACCAAGGCATATGTTCCCCAGTCTCCATGGATACAAAGTGGAAAAGTTGAagataatattttatttggaaggGAAAAAGACAAAACTATGTATGAGATTGTGCTGCAGGCTTGCGCATTGGAGAAAGATCTGGAATTGTTGCCGAATGGGGACCAAACACAAATTGGAGAAAGAGGAATAAATCTGAGTGGTGGGCAAAAACAAAGGATGCAGATTGCACGGGCTTTATATCAAGATGCAGATATCTATCTTTTTGATGACCCATTTAGTGCCGTTGATGCACATACTGGGACACatattttccaa CAATGTCTACTTGGTATTCTGGGTTCAAAAACTGTAGTCTATGTAACTCACCAAATGGAGTTTTTATTTGCAGCTGATCTCATTCTG GTAATGAGAGATGGTGAGATTACTCAATCTGGAAAGTATGATGATATTTTAAAGTCAAGCTCAGATTTTGAGGATCTAGTTGGTGCACATCAGAAAGCAATGAAATCCATTGATGCTATGGAGAAATCTGAGACCCTGTCATCAAATGCATTTGTTGAAGAATTTTCATCTGACAATACAGCTAGTGAGAAAAATGTAAACCATAAACAGCTCCAGAAGCAGGGTATTGCGCAGAACACACAAGAGCTAGAGGAAGAGAACGAATCAGAAAATCACAagtcaaaagaaaaagaagaacaacGTTTACAGCTTGtgcaagaagaagaaagagagagtGGCAGGGTAAGTGGGTGGGTGTACTGGTCTTATATCACTGCTGCATACAGTGGTGCTTTAGTGCCTATCATCTTATTGGCACAAATATCATTTCACATATTTCAAATAAGTAGCAATTATTGGATGGCATGGGCAACACCTACAACAAAAGATCAGACGTCCCTTGTTAGCTACTACCGCCTAATTGTGGTTTACATTTCTTTAGCAATAGCAAGTGCCTTGTGCATTCTTGTGAGGTCCAGTGTTACTTCCCTAGCTGGATTAAAAAGTGCCAATCGTCTTTTCAATAATATGCACAGGTGCATGTTTCATGCACCAATGTCCTTCTTTGATGCAACTCCGACTGGGCGTATCTTGAATCGG GCATCAACCGATCAGACTTTAGTGGACCAGCTCATTCCTTTTCAACTAGGAGCTTTAACTTTTTCAGTTCTGCAGCTTTTGGGGATTATAGTAGTCATTTCTCAAGTTGTATGGCAGAGTTTTATTATGTTTCTGCCTGTGCTTGCAATTTGTATATGGTATCAG CAATATTACATAGTGACTTCTAGGGAACTCTCTCGGTTGATTGGAATTTGTAAAGCTCCAATCATACAACATTTTGCAGAATCAATCTCTGGAGTATCCACGATCAGAAGTTTTGACCAGGAGTCTCGATTTATGAATACAAATCTTGAAATGATTGATGGATATTCCAGACCCAGCTTCCATTTCAGTGGGGCTGCAGAGTGGCTTGGCTTTCGGCTTGATCTTTTGTCAAATCTTATGTTTGGATTCTCTATGGTGTTACTATTTTGGTTGCCAGAGGGTTTAATTAATCCAA GCATCGCAGGGTTGGCAATAACATATGGTTTCAATCTGAATTCGACACAATCCTGGGTGATATGGAATTTTTGTGAAATGGAGAACAAAATGATTTCTGTAGAGAGAATCTTCCAGTATTCATCAATGCCTAGTGAGGCTCCACTGGTTATAGAGAAGTCTAGACCAAGCTCTGACTGGCCATCCAGAGGAACAATAAGTATAATTGATCTACAG GTGAATTATGCACCACAGCTTCCACTTGTATTAAAAGGACTTACATGCACTTTCCCTGGAGGGAAGAAGGTGGGAATTGTAGGACGGACAGGCAGTGGAAAATCTACTCTTATTCAATCACTATTTCGAATCGTAGAGCCAGCACAAGGCAGAATAGTCATCGATGGAATTGACATTTCAACAATAGGTTTGCATGATCTGAGATCCAAACTAAGCGTTATTCCACAAGAACCAACAATGTTTGAGGGTACCATAAGGACTAATCTAGATCCTTTGGGTGACTATTCAGATGCACAGATTTGGGAG GCTTTGGAAAAGTGCCAGCTTGGAGAAGTTGTCAGAGAAAAACCAGGAAAGCTTGATTCTCTTG TAAATGAAAATGGAGAGAATTGGAGTGTGGGGCAAAGGCAGCTTGTCTGCCTGGGAAGAGTACTACTCAAACGAAGCCGCATACTGGTCCTTGATGAAGCAACAGCGTCAGTGGACACCGCAACCGATTGGATTATTCAGCAAACCATTAACAACCAGTTTTCTGGGTGCACCGTCATCACCATAGCACATCGAATTCCATCTGTCTGTGACAGTGATTTGGTTCTAGTATTGAGTGATG GAAAAATTGCTGAATATGACACTCCGACAAAACTACTTGAAGACAAATCTTCACAATTTGCAAGGCTTGTTTCAGAGTACTCCCTCAGATCACCTAATCTGTAA